The window CATTCTGCTTGAACACGCCGGTGCGCTGGCGATGCGTCAGCACGATGGCGCCGATCATCGCGACCAGCAGGACCAGCCCCGCCGCCTCGAACGCGAACAGATAGCGCGAATAGAGCAGCCGACCGATCGCCTCGATATTGCTGACCGACGGATCGATGGGCGCCAGCCGGCCCGAAAGGTCGATCTTGCCCGCGCTCCACGCGCCGATGGCGATCATGATTTCCGCGGCCAGCGCAACCGCCAGCGTCATGCCAATCCAGAAATAGCGGACGACCCCGGCGCGCAGCTCCGTAAAGTCAATGTCCAGCATCATCACGACGAACAGGAACAGCACGGCGACGGCACCGACATAAACGATGACCAGCAGCATCGCGATGAATTCCGCCCCCACCAGCACCATGAGGCCGGCGGCGTTGAAAAACGCCAGAATCAGCCACAGGACCGAATAAACGGGGTTGCGGGACGCGATGGTCATCGCGCCCGAAATCAGCACGATGGCCGCAAACAGATAAAAGGCGATGGCTTGGATCACGGCTGAAACTCATTCCCCCGTTCGTCGCGAGCGAAGTCGAGCGACGTGATCGTTGACACAGAAGTCTCGACGATGCCCTGCGCGGTCTGCGGGGCACCGTCGAATGCGGTTGGCGCGCCCATTAACGATAGGGCGCATCGGCGGCAAGGTTCGCCGCAATCGCGCGTTCCCATTTGTCGCCATTTTCCAGAAGTTTTTCCTTCTGGTAGATCAGTTCCTCGCGTGTTTCCGTCGAAAACTCGAAATTCGGGCCTTCGACAATCGCGTCCACAGGGCAGGCTTCCTGACACAGGCCGCAATAGATGCACTTGGTCATGTCGATGTCGTACCGCGTGGTGCGGCGGCTGCCATCGTCGCGCGGTTCGGCCTCGATCGTAATCGCAAGCGCCGGACAGATCGCCTCGCACAGCTTGCACGCGATGCAGCGTTCCTCCCCGTTGGGATAGCGACGCAGCGCGTGCTCGCCGCGGAAACGCGGGCTGATCGGGTTCTTTTCGAACGGATAGTTGATCGTCGCCTTGGGCTTGAAGAAGTACTTCAGCGTCAGGGCGTGCGCCTTCACGAACTCCCAGAGGGTGAAGGATTTGAGGGTCTGTGCGACGCTCATGCGGGAACTCCAACCCGGTCCAGCATCAGATAGCCGGAGACAAGGAACACAAAGACGAGGCTGAGCGGCAGGAAGATTTTCCAGCCCAGCCGCATCAGCTGGTCATAGCGATAGCGCGGCACCGTCGCCTTCACCCAGCTGAACAGGAAGAAGAAGAACAGGATCTTGGCAAACAGCCAGATGATGCCCGGAATATCGAACCACGGGATCAGGTCGATGTTCAGCGGCGGCAGATAGCCGCCCCAGAACAAGATGGCGTTCAGCGCGCACATCAGGATCACATTGGCATATTCGCCCAGCCAGTAGAGCGCGAACGCCATGGACGAATATTCGGTCTGATATCCCGCGACCAGCTCGCTCTCCGCCTCGGTCAAGTCGAACGGCGCGCGCTGCGTTTCGGCCAGCGAGGAGATGAAGAACACCACCGCCATCGGGAACAACAGCGGATTGAGGCCATAGGCGTTGATGACGCCCAGTACATGCCCCTGCTGATTGCCGACAATCTCCGACAGGTTGAAGCTGCCGGTCCACAGCACCACCGCGATCAGAACGAAGCCGATGGAGACTTCATAACTGACCATCTGCGCCGCGGCGCGAATAGCGGAATAGAAGGGATATTTGGAGTTGGATGCCCATCCGGCCAGAATGATGCCATACACGCCCAGCGACGATGCGGCCAAGATGTAGAGCAGGCCGACATTGATGTCGGACAGGACAACGCCGACGTCGAACGGCACCACCGCCCATACGATCAGCGCGACCGTGAAGGTGATGATCGGGGCAAGCAGGAACAGCCCCTTGTTCGCGCCGGTCGGGATGATGGTTTCCTGCAGGAACACCTTCAAACCGTCAGCGAACGACTGAAGCAGGCCCAGCGGGCCGACCACGTTCGGCCCACGGCGCAACGCCATCGACGCCCAGATCTTGCGATCGGCATAGATGATCAGCGCCACCGCCAGCATGACGGGAAACGCAATCAGCAGGATGCCTGCGATGGTCGCAGTGAACCAAGCGGCCTCGTAATTCAGGCCGAGCGACTGGAAAAACTCGGTCATTCCGCCGCCTCCGCAAAATCCTGGCCGTGGACCAGTTCGGCCGAGCAACGCTGCATCGTCGGGCTGGCCCGGCAGATCGCATTGGTCAGGTAGAAATCGGCGACGGGATAGGTCACTTCCCCGCTTGCCTCAGCGGGCAGCGACGGCGGGCTCCAGTCATAGCCGACAAGCCCTTCCTCGCCCAGCGCGGGCACTTCGGCGATCATTGCAGACCGCAGCCCGTCAAAGCTGTCGAACGGCAGGGTATGGCCCAGCACATCGGACAGGGCGCGGAAAATCGCCCAGTCGTCGCGTGCATCGCCTGGCGGGAACACGGCGCGGTCGCCGCGCTGAACGCGCCCCTCCAGGTTCACATAGGTGCCGGGCTTTTCGGCATAGCTGGCGGCGGGCAGGACGACATCGGCCCGCGCCGCGCCCTTGTCGCCGTGATGGCCGACATACACCTTGAAGCTGTCGGCAAAGGCGGTGAAATCCACCTCGTCCGCGCCAAGGAAGAAGGCCAGCTTCGGCTTGGCCGCAACGATATCGGCAATGCCGCCCGTCTGTGCATAGCCCAGCATCAGCGCGCCCATGCGGGCAGCGGCGGTATGCACAACGTTGAAGCCGTTCCAGCCATCGCGAACGAATTTGCCGTCGCTGGCCAGCTTGAGCGCTGCGCCATGGCCGTTCTTCAGCGCGCCGGGGCCGACAATCACTGCCGGACGCTCGGCACCATCCACCGCCTCTGCGACATTTGCCGGCAGCTTGCCGAGCAGGCCCAGATCATTGCCCAGCCATTCGACCGGATAGGTCAGATCGACCTGCGGCCCGATCGCGAACACCTTTGCCCCGCGCTTGCGCACCGCCTTGCGAATCCGGGTGTTGATCAGCGGCGCTTCCCAGCGAAGGTTGCTACCGACGATCAGGATGACGTCCGCCGTCTCGATGCCCGCAATGGTCGAATTGAACGCCACCGCGCCCAGGCTGGTGACGTCATAGGCCATGCCCGTCTGACGCCCCTCAAGCAGCGAGGAGCCCATCGCCTGAACCAGCTTCTTCGCCGCAAACATGGTTTCGCAGTCGAGCAGGTCGCCCGCGATCGCCGCGACGCTGGACCCTGCTTCAACCGCCTTGATCGCGGCGAATGCTTCTGCCCAGCTTGCCGGCTGCAGCTTGCCGTCCTTACGGACGAACGGCCGGTCAAGGCGGCGATGCGCCAGCCCGTCAACGGCGTGGCGCGTCTTGTCGTGCGCCCATTCCTCGTTCACGTCCTCATTGATCCGGGGCAGCGCGCGCAGCACCGCCCGCCCGCGGCTGTCCAGCCGGATATTGGTGCCAACCGCGTCCATGACGTCGATCGCCATGGTCTTTTTCAGCTCCCATGGCCGCGCCTCGAACGCATAGGGGCGACTGGTCAGCGCGCCCACGGGGCACAGATCGACGACATTGCCCGACAGTTCGGACGTAACCGCCTTTTCCAGATAGCTGGTGATCTGCATGTTTTCGCCGCGATAGATCGCGCCGATTTCCTCGACGCCCGCGACTTCCTCGGAAAAGCGGACGCAGCGGGTGCAATGGATGCAGCGGGTCATCACCGTCTTGACGATGGGACCCATATATTTCTCGGTCACCGCCCGCTTGTTTTCGGCATAGCGGCTCTGCCCCTTGCCATAGGCGACGGACTGGTCCTGCAGGTCGCACTCGCCGCCCTGATCGCAGATCGGGCAATCGAGCGGGTGGTTGATCAGCAGGAACTCCATCACGCCTTCGCGCGCGGCCTTGACCATCGGGCTGTCGGTGCGGATTTCCTGTCCCTCACCCGCCGGCAGGGCGCATGACGCCTGCGGCTTGGGCGGCCCGGGCTTCACCTCGACAAGGCACATCCGGCAATTGCCCGCGATGCTCAGCCGTTCATGATAGCAGAAGCGCGGGATTTCCTTGCCCGCGGCCTCGCACGCCTGGAGCACGGTTGCCCCCTGCGGCACTTCCACTTCGATACCATCTACAGTCAGCTTAGGCATGGCTTACTTCTTCTCCGCCGCATCGGCGCTGCGAAACGCGGCCGTGGCCAGCATTGATCGCAATCCCGAAACGGACGTTTCCACCCGGGTCGCCGGGCTCGAACAGCGCGTCATGGCGAAATTCAGCTTGGCGGCGGCTGCACTTTCCGCCGGAGTTTCGATTTCCGTCCCGAACAGCGCGGCGACCTCATCGGGCACGGAGCGAACCACGCAAACCGCAATCGCATCCGACGGGCTGAACGAAGCCACGGCAGGCAGCGCGGCCGCCCGGGCCAGGCGGACATTCACCGCGACCGGGCTGGATTCCAGCAATTGTTCGGCCATCGCACCCGCACCGAGCAAATTAGCCGCCCGCAACCGCCCACGGCGAGCCGTCCGGCAGGCATCCATGTTCGATTCCACCAGCTGCGCCATGCCCGACGCATAGCTTTTGCTACGGAAATCCTGGCGAAGGGTCGCAGCCGCCTTTTCCGGACTGCGCCGAGCAACACAGGTACCGAATTCGAAAATCCGGCGACGGCCGCGATCCATCGTCGCCCGTTCATCCTGACCATCGCTGACCGGATCGGGCCAGGTTGCAGGACGTGCATCCGTCCGCAGCGGCGGTGAAGCCTGCTGCTGGACAGCGGCCAACAGAAGAAGCGCGGCGATCACTCCGCCGCCTCCAGCATGTCGCTGCCGCCACGGCGCTCGGCGATGCGACGCTCCATTTCGGGGCGGAAGTGGCGGATCAGGCCCTGGATCGGCCAGGCGGCGGCATCGCCAAGGGCGCAGATCGTGTGCCCTTCCACCTGCTTGGTCACGTTATAGAGCGTGTCGATTTCGCTGACATCGGCATCCCCAGTCCGCATCCGCTCCATCACGCGCCACATCCAGCCGGTGCCTTCGCGGCACGGCGTGCACTGGCCGCAGCTTTCATGCTTGTAGAAATAGGACAGGCGGCTGATGGCGCGGACGATATCGGTGGACTTGTCCATGACGATGACCGCGGCGGTGCCCAGGCCCGAACCGAGCGCGCGCAGGCCGTCGAAATCCATCGGCGCGTCCATGATCTGCTCCGCCGGCACCAGCGGCACGGACGACCCGCCGGGGATGACGGCGAGCAGATTGTCCCAGCCTCCGCGAATGCCGCCGCAATGCTTTTCGATCAACTCGCGGAACGGGATGCTCATCGCTTCCTCGACCACGCACGGCTTTTCCACATGGCCGCTGATCTGGAACAGCTTGGTGCCCTTGTTATTCTCCCGCCCAAAGCTGGAGAACCATTCCGGCCCGCGCCGCAGGATCGTCGGCGCAACCGCGATCGATTCCACATTGTTGACCGTGGTGGGGCAGCCATACAGGCCAGCACCCGCCGGGAAGGGGGGCTTCAGGCGCGGTTGGCCCTTCTTCCCCTCCAGGCTCTCGATCATCGCGGTTTCTTCACCGCAGATATAGGCGCCCGCGCCGCGATGGACGAACACGTCGAAGTCGTAGCCGGAGCCGCAGGCGTTCTTGCCCAGAAAGCCCTTGTCATACGCCTCAGCCACGGCGGCGAACAATGTCTCCGCCTCGCGGATATATTCACCGCGAATGTAGATGTAGGCGGCGCGCGCGCGCATCGCGAAACCAGCGACCAGCGCACCCTCGATCAGCTTGTGCGGATCGTGGCGGATGATTTCCCGGTCCTTGCACGACCCGGGTTCGGATTCATCGGCATTGATGACCAGAAAGCTCGGGCGATCCGGCTTCGGCTCCTTGGGCATGAAGCTCCACTTCATGCCTGTTGGGAAGCCCGCCCCGCCGCGCCCGCGCAGGCCCGATGCCTTGATCTTTTCGATGATCGTATCCTGGCCAAGTGCCAGCAGCGCCTTGGTATTGTCCCAGTCGCCACGTTGTATGGCCGCATCGATCCGCCATGACTGATAGCCATAGAGGTTCGTGAAGATCCGATCCTTGTCAGACAGGCTCATCGTACGCCGCCCTTGCCTTTGAAAAACATGAGGTAGATCACGACGCCCAGGCCGATGATGAGCAGCGGCCCCATCAGCTTGAACGTCAGCTTGAGCGCCCAACCGAGCACCACGATCCCGCCGATGATGGCGAGGATGGTGACGAGCAGGCTTTGGTTCTTCATGCCCATTCACCCCGGTAATCGTGGTTTTCGGTCACCATCGCGGTCAGTGTGGTCGGCCCGCCCAGCGGCTCGACCGTGTGCCGGCCCGGCTCCTGCGTCCCGGTCTTCGGGCTTTCGCCGCGGGCCAGCGCATCCAGGATCGCGACCGTGCGATCATAGTCCAGATCTTCGTAATTGTCGTCGTTGATCTGGACCATCGGCGCGGATGAGCAATTGCCCATGCACTCGACCTCGGTCAGCGTGAACAGGCCGTCAGGCGTCGTCTTGCCCTTGATCAGCCCCTTGTTCTTGCACGCCGCCATTACGTCGTCCGATCCGCGCAGCATGCACGGCGTCGTGCCGCAGACCTGCACATGATAGCGGCCGACCGGCGCGAGGTTGAACATGGTGTAGAAGGTCGCGACCTCGAACACGCGGATATAGGGCAGGTCGAGCGTACGGGCGACGAATTCGATCACCGGCACGGGCAGCCAGCCCTGAGTCTGCGTTTCCGCCCCCACCTGACGCTGGGCCAGATCGAGCAGCGGCAGCGTGGCCGACATCTGCCGACCGGCGGGATAGCGGGCGATGATCTCCTTCGCCTTGGCGGCGTTCGCCTCGTTCCACGCAAACGCGCCCCAGCGCGCGCGGGTCTCGGCCTCGGAGGGGATGTTGGGTGCGTCAGCCATCGATTTTTCCCGTGTCACGCAACTGGTGTGCCTGCCAGGCAAACAGCCCAGCCAAACTCAAACAACCAAGCGCGGACAAGATCACGGTTGTGCCGTCGCCGTGCTCAGCCAGCCCAAAGGTCTTTACGACACCGAGGAGCAGCACCAGACATGCCAGTCCCCACAAGGCGATACGATTGTTTCGATCGCGGAAACGCTGAACTTCCGGAGAAACCGACTTCCCGTTCATTGCACGGCTCACCGGTCGCACTCCCCGAACACGATGTCCATCGCGCCCAGGATCGCGGTCGTATCCGCCAGCATGTGGCCGCGCGACATGAAGTCCATGGCCTGAAGGTGGCTGAACGCGGTCGGACGGATCTTGCAGCGATACGGTTTGTTCGACCCGTCGGACACCATGTAGATGCCGAATTCGCCCTTGGGGCTTTCGGTCGCGACATACACTTCACCGGCGGGGACGTGATATCCCTCGGTATAGAGCTTGAAGTGGTGGATCAGGGCTTCCATCGACTGCTTCATCTCGGCGCGCTTGGGCGGGCCGACCTTGCGGTCCTCAGTCATGATCGGGCCTTCGGGCATCTGCGCCAGGCACTGCTTCATGATGCGGGCGGACTGCCACACTTCCTCGACGCGGACCATGAACCGGTCATAGCAATCGCCCTTCGTCCCCACCGGCACGTCGAACTCCATGCGGTCATAAACGTCATAGGGTTGCGCCTTGCGGATATCCCACGGGATGCCGGCGGCGCGGATCATTGGGCCGGAAAAGCCCCATTTGATCGCGTCGTCGCGGCTGACCACGGCGATATCGACATTGCGCTGCTTGAAGATGCGGTTTTCCGCGACCAGGCTGATCGCATCGCCGAACAGCTGCGGCAGGCGCGTATCCAGCCATTCCGCAATGTCCGTCAGCAACTTCAGCGGCACGTCCTGATGCACACCGCCGACGCGGAAATAGTTGGAGTGCATCCGCGCGCCCGATGCGCGTTCGAAGAAGTTGAGGCAATCCTCGCGGACTTCGAACATCCACAGGTTCGGCGTCATCGCGCCAACGTCCATCACATGCGAACCAAGGTTCAGCATATGGTTGGAAATGCGCGTCAGTTCGGCAAAGAACACGCGAAGATACTGGGCGCGCAGCGGCACTTCGAGGCCAAGCAGCTTTTCCACCGCCAGCACAAAGCTGTGCTCCATGCACAGCGGCGAGCAGTAATCCAGCCGGTCCATATAGGGCAGCGCCTGGGTATAGGTCTTGTACTCGATCAGCTTTTCGGTGCCGCGATGGAGCAGGCCTACATG of the Sphingomonas sp. BGYR3 genome contains:
- a CDS encoding NADH-quinone oxidoreductase subunit J, encoding MIQAIAFYLFAAIVLISGAMTIASRNPVYSVLWLILAFFNAAGLMVLVGAEFIAMLLVIVYVGAVAVLFLFVVMMLDIDFTELRAGVVRYFWIGMTLAVALAAEIMIAIGAWSAGKIDLSGRLAPIDPSVSNIEAIGRLLYSRYLFAFEAAGLVLLVAMIGAIVLTHRQRTGVFKQNVAAQVARRQKDATRLVNQPVGQGVQL
- the nuoI gene encoding NADH-quinone oxidoreductase subunit NuoI; the encoded protein is MSVAQTLKSFTLWEFVKAHALTLKYFFKPKATINYPFEKNPISPRFRGEHALRRYPNGEERCIACKLCEAICPALAITIEAEPRDDGSRRTTRYDIDMTKCIYCGLCQEACPVDAIVEGPNFEFSTETREELIYQKEKLLENGDKWERAIAANLAADAPYR
- the nuoH gene encoding NADH-quinone oxidoreductase subunit NuoH — encoded protein: MTEFFQSLGLNYEAAWFTATIAGILLIAFPVMLAVALIIYADRKIWASMALRRGPNVVGPLGLLQSFADGLKVFLQETIIPTGANKGLFLLAPIITFTVALIVWAVVPFDVGVVLSDINVGLLYILAASSLGVYGIILAGWASNSKYPFYSAIRAAAQMVSYEVSIGFVLIAVVLWTGSFNLSEIVGNQQGHVLGVINAYGLNPLLFPMAVVFFISSLAETQRAPFDLTEAESELVAGYQTEYSSMAFALYWLGEYANVILMCALNAILFWGGYLPPLNIDLIPWFDIPGIIWLFAKILFFFFLFSWVKATVPRYRYDQLMRLGWKIFLPLSLVFVFLVSGYLMLDRVGVPA
- the nuoG gene encoding NADH-quinone oxidoreductase subunit NuoG, which produces MPKLTVDGIEVEVPQGATVLQACEAAGKEIPRFCYHERLSIAGNCRMCLVEVKPGPPKPQASCALPAGEGQEIRTDSPMVKAAREGVMEFLLINHPLDCPICDQGGECDLQDQSVAYGKGQSRYAENKRAVTEKYMGPIVKTVMTRCIHCTRCVRFSEEVAGVEEIGAIYRGENMQITSYLEKAVTSELSGNVVDLCPVGALTSRPYAFEARPWELKKTMAIDVMDAVGTNIRLDSRGRAVLRALPRINEDVNEEWAHDKTRHAVDGLAHRRLDRPFVRKDGKLQPASWAEAFAAIKAVEAGSSVAAIAGDLLDCETMFAAKKLVQAMGSSLLEGRQTGMAYDVTSLGAVAFNSTIAGIETADVILIVGSNLRWEAPLINTRIRKAVRKRGAKVFAIGPQVDLTYPVEWLGNDLGLLGKLPANVAEAVDGAERPAVIVGPGALKNGHGAALKLASDGKFVRDGWNGFNVVHTAAARMGALMLGYAQTGGIADIVAAKPKLAFFLGADEVDFTAFADSFKVYVGHHGDKGAARADVVLPAASYAEKPGTYVNLEGRVQRGDRAVFPPGDARDDWAIFRALSDVLGHTLPFDSFDGLRSAMIAEVPALGEEGLVGYDWSPPSLPAEASGEVTYPVADFYLTNAICRASPTMQRCSAELVHGQDFAEAAE
- the nuoF gene encoding NADH-quinone oxidoreductase subunit NuoF, translated to MSLSDKDRIFTNLYGYQSWRIDAAIQRGDWDNTKALLALGQDTIIEKIKASGLRGRGGAGFPTGMKWSFMPKEPKPDRPSFLVINADESEPGSCKDREIIRHDPHKLIEGALVAGFAMRARAAYIYIRGEYIREAETLFAAVAEAYDKGFLGKNACGSGYDFDVFVHRGAGAYICGEETAMIESLEGKKGQPRLKPPFPAGAGLYGCPTTVNNVESIAVAPTILRRGPEWFSSFGRENNKGTKLFQISGHVEKPCVVEEAMSIPFRELIEKHCGGIRGGWDNLLAVIPGGSSVPLVPAEQIMDAPMDFDGLRALGSGLGTAAVIVMDKSTDIVRAISRLSYFYKHESCGQCTPCREGTGWMWRVMERMRTGDADVSEIDTLYNVTKQVEGHTICALGDAAAWPIQGLIRHFRPEMERRIAERRGGSDMLEAAE
- a CDS encoding NAD(P)H-dependent oxidoreductase subunit E — translated: MADAPNIPSEAETRARWGAFAWNEANAAKAKEIIARYPAGRQMSATLPLLDLAQRQVGAETQTQGWLPVPVIEFVARTLDLPYIRVFEVATFYTMFNLAPVGRYHVQVCGTTPCMLRGSDDVMAACKNKGLIKGKTTPDGLFTLTEVECMGNCSSAPMVQINDDNYEDLDYDRTVAILDALARGESPKTGTQEPGRHTVEPLGGPTTLTAMVTENHDYRGEWA
- a CDS encoding NADH-quinone oxidoreductase subunit D, with the translated sequence MAETMEAQSSNAVVAEGGDVEIQNYTINFGPQHPAAHGVLRLVMELDGEIVERLDPHVGLLHRGTEKLIEYKTYTQALPYMDRLDYCSPLCMEHSFVLAVEKLLGLEVPLRAQYLRVFFAELTRISNHMLNLGSHVMDVGAMTPNLWMFEVREDCLNFFERASGARMHSNYFRVGGVHQDVPLKLLTDIAEWLDTRLPQLFGDAISLVAENRIFKQRNVDIAVVSRDDAIKWGFSGPMIRAAGIPWDIRKAQPYDVYDRMEFDVPVGTKGDCYDRFMVRVEEVWQSARIMKQCLAQMPEGPIMTEDRKVGPPKRAEMKQSMEALIHHFKLYTEGYHVPAGEVYVATESPKGEFGIYMVSDGSNKPYRCKIRPTAFSHLQAMDFMSRGHMLADTTAILGAMDIVFGECDR